The Streptomyces sp. WZ-12 genome segment GGCACGCGGCGGGCGCCAGCTTCCTCGCCTTCACGGTCGGCGCCCTGCTGCCGCTGCTGGCCATCGTGCTGCCGGGAGCCGGGCAGCGGCTGTGGATCACGGTGGTCGCGGTCCTGGCGGCGCTGGCCCTGTGCGGGTGGAGCAGCGCCCGCCTGGGCTCCGCACCCGTGACCCCGGCGGTCCTCCGCAACGTCGCCGGCGGCGCCCTGGCCATGGCCGTCACCTACGCGGCCGGCACCCTCCTCGGCGCCACCGGCGCCTGACCCCGACAACCCCCACCACCGCCCCCTCCCCACCCCTGTCACGGTCCCCACCCGTCCAGCTACAATCCGTAACGGAATCCGGAACTCCCCACCACCCCCCGTTCGTTGCCGGATAAGAGGAGGCGGCGGCGCACGAGGCAGGGGAGGCGAGTAAGGAGTAAGGGGAGAAGGCTAGAGAAGGCTGACGTCAGCCGAATCTCACGCGACCCTCACGAGCCGTACAGGTCGGCGTAGGACGGGAAGACGCCACCGGGGCCGTCCACCGAGGTCGCCGAGAGCGCGCCCTTGACGATGGCTCGCGCCAGGACGTCGGCACCGGTCGCGAGGATGTCGTTCAGGGCGCCGGCCTCCAGGTGCACGCCGAACGCCGGGTCGGCCAGGGCCTCCAGGTCGGCGAGCGGACGGGCGCCGGTGGCGAGGGCGAAGACCGTGTCCCCGTCGTTGAGGAGGTGCGCGGGCCGCAGGGCGCGGGCCAGGCCGTCGTGGGCGGTGCCCGCCAACTTGTGGGCCTGGGCGCGGGTGAGGGCGGCGTCCGTGGCCACCACCGCGAGGGTGGTGTTGAGGGGCGGGCGCACCGAGGCGGCGGAGCGGGCGGCGGATGTCGCCCGGGCCTCCGCGAGGTGGCGTCGGGCGGCCGCGTGGACCTCGGGCTCGGGCAGGGGGCCGGGCGCGCCGTAGAGGGTGCCGGTGTGCGGGTCGGCGAACGAGCCTGCGGCGTTGACGGCGGCCAGCGCGGCGACCGTTATCCCGGAGGGCAGGACGGCGCTGGCCGTGCCGATGGCGCCCTTGAAGCCGCCCGAGACCGCGCCGGTTCCGGCGCCCACGTTGCCCTGAGGGACGGGCGATCCGGGGCGGGTGCGGGCGGCGTCCTCGGCTGCCGCGCGGCCCAACGCGGCGTCCGGGCGGGCCCGCCAGTCGCCGCCGCGGCCCAGGTCGAAGAGGGCGGCGGCGGGCACGACGGGGACGACCTGGGCCGGATCGGGGCCGACCCGGAAGCCGCGGCCCTGCTCCTCCAGCCAGGCGGCGACACCGGACGCGGCGTCAAGACCGAAGGCGGAGCCGCCGGTCAGCACCACGGCCTCGATGCGCTGGACGAGGTTGCGGGGGTCGAGGGCGTCGGTCTCCCGGGTGCCCGGGCCGCCGCCGCGCACGTCGACCGCCGCGACGGCGCCGCCCTCGGGGGCGAGGACCACGGTGGTGCCGGTGAGCCAACCGTCGTCGGTGCGCTGGGCGTGACCGACCCGCAGGCCGGGGACGTCGGTCAGGGCGTCGTGCGGGCCCGGGGGGTGAGGGGTGCCCTCGTCCCCCGGGGACCGCTGGTGTTGCCGCGCGTCACTCATGGGGCCATGCGTACCACGCCGGCCCCGTTCAGTGGCCGGCCGGGCCCATCGCGACGACCGGGTGCAGTGCCGGGTCGAGGGTGCGCAGCAGTTCGCGCATCACCTCGGGCTTGAGGCTGACGCAGCCCTGCGTGGGGCCGTCGTGGTCGACGTGCAGCCAGACGCCGCCGCCCTTTTCGTCGCCGAGGGGGCGCTGGCCGTCCAACGGGGAGGTGCCCGGGACACGGTTGTAGTTGATGGCGATGACGTAGTCGAAGGCGCCGGCCAGCGGTTCGCCCTCGACGCCGGTGCCATGGGCGACGAAGCTGCTGTTGTGGTCGTAGGGCAGCTTGGTGCCCCCCGGGGCGGGCAGCCGGCCGCCGGCGTCGGTGAGGGTGTAGACGCCCTCGGGGGAGCGCAGGTCGCCGTAGTGGTGGCGGGTGGTCCACCCGTGGGCGGCGTTGTGCGCGGCCCAGGTGGGGCCGGGCTCCCACAGGTCCGAGCCGTCCTCGCGGGTGTAGAGGACGACGCGTGAGTCGTACGAGTCGGGGTTCTTGCCGGTGACGACCAGGACCTGGCGGGCGTTGGCCGGTATGCGCTTGCGGGCGGCGTCGCTGAGGTCCGGGATGGCGCGCAGGCCGCGGGCGGTCTCCTGCGCGGCCTGGTGCGGCGCGGGGGTGTTCGGGCTGGACACCGTCCGGGGCGTGCCGCTCTTGGCGTCCGGTCGGCCGCTGTGGTCGTCGCCCGAAGCCGGCCATGCCCACAGGGCGGTGCCGACGAGCGTGGAGAGGGCGAGACCGCTGACGGCCTTGCTGCGCCGGGACAGTCTCCTGCGCGCACGGGACTGAGCGTGGCGGGCTGCCATGTCTGGCGTCTCCTCAGGTACGGACGGATGGACGGCCCGTGAGCAACTGCGGGGTCCGCAGAGCCTCCAGGCATAAAAAGGGCAATCTGCACCCTACCTCGTTCCCGCGAGGCCGCTTCCGCGGATTGTGGTGAACGGTAGAGGGCATGAGGATGACGCCGCACACCGGGGTGACCTTTGGTAGGGGAATGCGGGGATTGGCCGTGCGGGCGGGGGTGGTGAGTGGCGTGGAGAGGCTGGTGTTGTCGGGCAAAGTTGGCCGGAATGTGCCCCAAGTCCCGTGTAGGTGAGTGGAGTTGCGTGGTCGGCCCTCGGTGGCGGGGCCGGAGTCGGCCGTTCCCCGTCGCGGCTCTTTCGGGTGGTCGGGGCGGGTCGCGTACGGTCGTTCGGCACGCTTACGGGGGACGGGGCGCGGCCCGTGCACTCCTCGCGTCCGTAACCGGGATGGGCCGACCGGCGGTTGCTACTCCTCCTCCAGAGCGGTGCCCTGGCGGGCCGTCAGGGTGACGCCCATCGCGACCGTCAACGCCGCCACCACGCCCGCCGCCGGGACCGCCGCGTCCCCCGCGAACGTGCACAGCAGGACGAGCGCGGCGGACACCGGCAGCACCAGTTGCTGGGCCAGGCCGCGCTTCTGGTGGCGGGAGTGGATCAGCCACACCGTGAACATGTAGAGCGCGCCCGGCACCGTGAAGCAGGCCGCCGCCGCGTACGTCGAGAGGTGCGTCCGCCCGGCCGACTGCTCCACCGCGATCTCGATCCCCGCGCCGACCGCCGCGGCCGAGCCGAAGACCAGGTAGTGGCCGTAGCCCCACAGGAACGCCTGCCGGTTGGAGCGGAGGTGGAGGTGGATGGGGACCGCGAAGTAGATCCAGTACGCGGCGAAGACCAGCAGCAGGCCGCCGGCCGCGATCGGCAGCAGGGTGCCGAGGTCGTGGTGCTCGTCGAGTGCCGACTGCACGGCCACGGTCGCCGCGGAGACCGTCTCGCCCAGCACGATGATGGTGAACAGGCCGTAGCGCTCGGCGATGTGGTGCGGATGCCAGCTCGTCTGGCGCTCGCGCTCGGCGAGCGCCGGGACCGACAGCTCCAGCACCCCCATCACGACGAACACCCACGGGGCGTCCGCCGACGGCAGGAACACCAGGGCCAGCCAACCGACCTGGCAGAGGGTCACACCGAGGGCGTAACGGAGGGCGGTGCGGCGCTCGGCGCCCCGGGTGCCGTGCGCGGCCCGCAGCCACTGGCTGACCAGGGCCAGCCGCATCACCAGGTACCCGAACCACACGATGCGGAAGTCGCCGGCGGTGAAGGCCCGGGGCACGCCCGCGGCCAGGATCAGCACACCGGCGATCTGAACGAGCGTCACCACGCGGTACAGCCAGTCGTCCGTGTCGTACGCCGACGAGAACCAACTGAAGTTGACCCAGGCCCACCACACGGCGAAGAACAGCATCAGATAGCCGGCGATGCCGTGCCCCGGGTGGCCCTCGGCCAGGGCGTGCACCAGTTGGCGGCCGGCCTGGGCGACGGCCACGACGAAGCAGAGGTCGAAGAACAGCTCCAGCGGGGTGGCGGCGCGGTGCGCCTCGTCACGGCTGCGCGCGTGCATCAGAACCGGCACGGTGGCGTGCGCCCCTCTCGTCGGCCACGGGGGATGGGCCCTCAGTAGAGCGCGCGGGCAGGGGCGCCGGGGGCACTGCCCGTGCGGCGTGTCGCGCGGCCGGGGGCGGAGCATGGGGCGGGGTGGTGGCGCGGGGCGGCCAACTCGACGGCGGGGGCGACTAGTCGGCGACGGCCTCCATGATGGAGGGGATGCTCGGCGTCGGCAGCACCCGCGTCAGGCGGAAGCCGCCGGCCGACAGCAGCGCGGCGAACTCGTCGGCGTTGCGCTCCTGCCCGTCGAGGACGGCCAGCATGGCGACGTCCATCGTCTTGCCGAAGTGCGGCGCGTTGCCGGGCGGCAGCACGCAGTCGACGACCAGGAGACGGCGGCCGTCCGCCATCGCCGCGCGGCAGGTGCGCAGGATGCGGCGGCAGGCGTCGTCCGGCCAGTCGTGCAGGACGTGTTTGAGGACGTAGACATCGCCGCCCTCCGGGACCGCCGCGAAGAAGTCGCCCTCCTGGACGCGCCAGCGGCCCTTCAGGTCGTCGGTCTCCAACAGGTGGTGGACCAGTGGCGGGGCCAGGTCGAAGAGGACGCCGGTGAGGGCGGGGTGGCGGCGGAGCACGGCGCGCAGCAGCCCGCCGCGGCCGCCGCCGACGTCGACGACGGTGCCGGTCGCGGGGAAGGGGTAGGCGGCGGCCACCGCGTCGTCCACCGGGGCGGCCAGCGACGCCATCCCGTCGTCGAAGAGCTTCCGCTTGGCCGGATCCGACTCCAGGTGCGCGAAGAGCGGCGCGCCGAAGAGGCGCTCGAAGGCGGCGCCGCCGTGCCGCACCGCCTCGGTCAGGCCGGCGGAGGTCCGCAGGAACAGCTCGTCGGTGAGCATCATGACGGCCGGGTGGAGCGAGTCCGGCACGTCGGTGCGGAGCTGCTGGGCGGCCGGCGTCAGTTGGTAGGCGCCGGAGGCGTCCTCGCGGAAGAGGCCGCGGGCGGCGAGGTAGCGCAGGACGCGGCGCAGGTGCGGGGCGTGGGTGTCGGTGGCGACGGCCAGTTGCTCGGGGGTGCGCGGGCCGGCGGCGAGCTGGTCGGCGATGCGGTAGTGGGCGGCGGCGCGCAGCGCGGCGGAGAAGAGGTGCCCCATGGCCTGGTCCATGAGGCGGGTCGCGAGGTCGCCGGACTCGTCCGCCGGTCGGGTGGGAGAAGTGGCCAACGTCAGCCTCCGGTCGTCGGCTTGGGCGCCCGCGCCACGTCGCGGGCGCGGCACGGTTCACGGTGATCCACGGTTGCAGTCGCGGGGTGGTGGTGTCACGGGGGGAGGGGCACCGGACCGGTGCGTACCGGCCAGCGCGGGCGCGGAGTTCCCGTGGTGGGCGGCCCCTCGACGGGTGGCCGAACGGGCGGGCCGACGCGGGTGTGCCAAGGGGCAGACGGCGGCCGCCGGGCATGGTCGAATGCGCCCATGAGCGACAGCGACAACTCCTTCCCCGCGTCCGTCCTGGAACCGCTCGACGCCCGCCTCGCGGACCTCGTGGCGCTCTACGAAGACCTCCACCGCCACCCCGAACTCGCCTTCCAGGAGACCCGCACGGCCGCCGAGGTGGCTCGCCGGCTGACCGCGCACGGCTACGACGTGACCACCGGCATCGGCGGCACCGGCGTCACCGGGGTACTGCGCAACGGCCCCGGCCCCGTGGTGCTGCTGCGCGCCGACATGGACGCGCTGCCGGTGAACGAGAGCGCGGACGTGCCGTACGCGTCCACCGTCCCGGGGCGGATGCACGCCTGCGGGCACGACGTCCATGTGACCTGTCTGTTGGGCGCCGCCGACCTGCTCGCGGCGGGGCGGGACCGCTGGTCGGGGACGCTGGTGGTGCTGTTCCAGCCGGCCGAGGAGGCCGGCAGCGGTGCCCGGGC includes the following:
- a CDS encoding low temperature requirement protein A; this translates as MHARSRDEAHRAATPLELFFDLCFVVAVAQAGRQLVHALAEGHPGHGIAGYLMLFFAVWWAWVNFSWFSSAYDTDDWLYRVVTLVQIAGVLILAAGVPRAFTAGDFRIVWFGYLVMRLALVSQWLRAAHGTRGAERRTALRYALGVTLCQVGWLALVFLPSADAPWVFVVMGVLELSVPALAERERQTSWHPHHIAERYGLFTIIVLGETVSAATVAVQSALDEHHDLGTLLPIAAGGLLLVFAAYWIYFAVPIHLHLRSNRQAFLWGYGHYLVFGSAAAVGAGIEIAVEQSAGRTHLSTYAAAACFTVPGALYMFTVWLIHSRHQKRGLAQQLVLPVSAALVLLCTFAGDAAVPAAGVVAALTVAMGVTLTARQGTALEEE
- a CDS encoding L,D-transpeptidase family protein, translating into MAARHAQSRARRRLSRRSKAVSGLALSTLVGTALWAWPASGDDHSGRPDAKSGTPRTVSSPNTPAPHQAAQETARGLRAIPDLSDAARKRIPANARQVLVVTGKNPDSYDSRVVLYTREDGSDLWEPGPTWAAHNAAHGWTTRHHYGDLRSPEGVYTLTDAGGRLPAPGGTKLPYDHNSSFVAHGTGVEGEPLAGAFDYVIAINYNRVPGTSPLDGQRPLGDEKGGGVWLHVDHDGPTQGCVSLKPEVMRELLRTLDPALHPVVAMGPAGH
- a CDS encoding P1 family peptidase, translating into MSDARQHQRSPGDEGTPHPPGPHDALTDVPGLRVGHAQRTDDGWLTGTTVVLAPEGGAVAAVDVRGGGPGTRETDALDPRNLVQRIEAVVLTGGSAFGLDAASGVAAWLEEQGRGFRVGPDPAQVVPVVPAAALFDLGRGGDWRARPDAALGRAAAEDAARTRPGSPVPQGNVGAGTGAVSGGFKGAIGTASAVLPSGITVAALAAVNAAGSFADPHTGTLYGAPGPLPEPEVHAAARRHLAEARATSAARSAASVRPPLNTTLAVVATDAALTRAQAHKLAGTAHDGLARALRPAHLLNDGDTVFALATGARPLADLEALADPAFGVHLEAGALNDILATGADVLARAIVKGALSATSVDGPGGVFPSYADLYGS
- a CDS encoding methyltransferase, whose protein sequence is MATSPTRPADESGDLATRLMDQAMGHLFSAALRAAAHYRIADQLAAGPRTPEQLAVATDTHAPHLRRVLRYLAARGLFREDASGAYQLTPAAQQLRTDVPDSLHPAVMMLTDELFLRTSAGLTEAVRHGGAAFERLFGAPLFAHLESDPAKRKLFDDGMASLAAPVDDAVAAAYPFPATGTVVDVGGGRGGLLRAVLRRHPALTGVLFDLAPPLVHHLLETDDLKGRWRVQEGDFFAAVPEGGDVYVLKHVLHDWPDDACRRILRTCRAAMADGRRLLVVDCVLPPGNAPHFGKTMDVAMLAVLDGQERNADEFAALLSAGGFRLTRVLPTPSIPSIMEAVAD